The Marinobacter bohaiensis genome segment CGGCAACGTGAAGCCGGACAGCCGTCTGGCGCAGGAAGAGATCTTCGGTCCCGTGCTGTGCGTGATTCCCTACGAGGACGAATCTGAGGCGATCCGGATCGCCAACGGCACGGCCTATGGCCTGTCCGGCGCGGTCTGGTCCGGCGACGCCGATAAGGCGAAAAAGATCGCCGGCAAGCTGCGCACCGGCCAGGTCTTCGTCAACGGCGGCGCATTCAACCCGCAGGCGCCGTTCGGTGGTTTCGGCCATTCCGGCGTGGGCCGCGAGTTCGGCAAGTGGGGCCTGGAGGAGTTCCTGGAAGTGCGTTCTCTGCAGCTGTGATTGGTGGTTTAATAGGCGGCTAATCAATGGCTGAACAAGAAGAGGACAAACAACAATGAGCAGTATCTGGACGCGTACGCCAACGATCGAAGCCATGACCGAAGGATCGCTCGGCACGGCTGTGGAGAGTCTGGGCATCGAGTATCTGGAAGTCGGCGACGATTTTGTGCGGGCGCGGATGCCGGTGGACGAGCGCACCCGGCAGCCGTTTGGCATCCTTCATGGCGGCGCGTCCGTGGTCCTCGCCGAAACCCTGGGCAGCATGGCGGCGAACTACTGCCTGCGCAAACCGGACCAGGTGGCCGTGGGCTTGGAAGTCAACGCCAACCACGTGCGCTCGGTCAGCTCCGGGTGGGTGATCGGCACGGCCCGGCCGCTGCACATCGGCGGCTCCACCCAGGTGTGGGAAATCCGCATCGAGAACGAGGACGGTAAGCTCACCTGTACGTCCCGCCTGACCATGGCCGTGATCAAGCGCCCGCAGTAACCACACGGGACACTAGCGGCGCTTGCCTCCCAGCAGGATTCGCACCGCCTGGCAGGCGTCGTCCAGCTCCGCTTCCCGCGGTTCCCGACCGCAGATCACGTCGCTGTAGAGGCAGGATTCGGCGAGCCGGACCATGAAATAGGACAGGCTCTCGGTCTTCATCGGCGGGCGCGCCAGGTGGCCGGCGTCGATCTGTTCCCACAGCATGCGGGTGTTGGCCTGCACCACGCGGTTGTGCACGGTGGAGCTGGCGGAAGTGAGGATGCGCAGGGCGTATTCCGGATCCTGGGCGATGAAACGCCGCAGGGCCTTGTCGTGCAGCAGCGCCTTGTTGATCTGATGGTAGACGCCCACCACGTAATCGATCCCGGAGCCCGGTACGTCCATCCGGGCCTTGTCCCGCAACGGCGCGTACAGCGACCAGAGAATTTCCCCCAGCAGCAGGTCCTTGTTGCCCACCCAGCGAAACAGGGTGGCGCGGCCGATGCCGAGTTCTTCCGCCAGTGAGGCCAGGTGAAGTCGTTCTCCCTGCAGCCAGAGCTCGCGGGCTCGCCTGAAGGCATCGTCGGGGGTGGGGCGTTGCGTCCGTTCGGCGGACGTCGTTTTGTGGGAGTTCGCGTTGGTTGCCACAGTCACCTCGTCCTGTCTGGGCTGGTTTTTTGTTGTTATGGATATTGTTGTTATGGGTGTCGCTATTTATGGGTGTCGCTATATAGGCCAGAGGCTTCGCCGCTGGCCGGGTGTGTCGTCAGTATACTGATTCCGCCTGACTGACCCAGTGCCGCGCTGCGAAATTTGTGCATTGTTTGCAAGATTAGTCATTAATGAAACTAAATACCAATAATCAGAAAAAAGGTCCGCAAATGGCTCAAGGCAAGTAGGTATCAGCAGCACGGGAATTGCCGGTCATGACCTCGCTCAACCGGTGCGACAATCATCCCGGAACTATTCCTTCGCCTTCCGATCTTGAGTGTGTCGGTCATGGACGGTGTCTGGCTACTGCACCGTCCCTGGCCGCCTTCATGGAGTCTCATTGCTCCGGGTCATGCCGCCGGCAACCGTGCCCGATACGTCGGGAACGCCGCCGTCAGCCAGCCCGACCCGATTCGGCGGACACGCTTGTGTCCGCCTTTTTTATGGCTGACTGGCGGTTTCGGCGGTGCATTGATTTTCGTTATTTTCGAGACAATAATGAAATCAAATTCCAATAAATAAAATAACGCACCGTTAGGGAAGATTTCGTCCATGAAAACCCGAATTACCGAACTGTTCCAGATTGAGCACCCCATCATCCAGGGCGGCATGCACTACGTCGGTTACGCGGAGTTGGCTGCGGCCGTGTCCAACGCTGGTGGCCTGGGCATTATCACGGCATTGACCCAGTCCACGCCGGAAGATCTGGCTCGGGAAATCGCCCGCTGCAAGCAGATGACCGACAAGCCGTTCGGCGTCAATCTGACGTTCCTGCCCAGCTTCAAGGAGCCGCCCTATCCCGAGTACATCCAGGCCATCGTCGAAGGCGGTGTGCGGGTGGTGGAGACTGCCGGTCGCAGTCCGGAAGCGTATATGCCCACGCTGAAGGCGGCGGGCATCAAGGTCATTCACAAATGCACGTCGGTGCGTCACGCCCTGAAGGCGGAACAGATCGGCTGTGACGCGGTCAGCGTCGACGGTTTCGAGTGCGGTGGCCACCCCGGCGAAGACGACATTCCCAACTTCATCCTGCTGCCACGGGCGGCGGAGGAGCTGAGCATTCCCTTCGTGGCTTCCGGCGGCATGGCCGACGGCCGCAGCCTGGTCGCGGCGATGGCGCTGGGGGCAGAGGGCATGAACATGGGAACCCGGTTCATCGCCACCACCGATGCCCCGGTGCACGGTCACGTCAAACAGGCCCTGGTCGAGGCGGACGAACGCCAGACCCGACTGATCATGCGCAACCTGCGCAATACCGAGCGGGTGATGAAGAACGCCGCGGTGGACGAGATCCTGCGCATTGAAGCCGAGAAAGGCGCTGCCACGCAGATCGACGATATCCGTCACCTGGTCACCGGCGTCAAGGGGCGCCAGGTGCTGCAGGAGGGCAAGATGGACGAAGCCGCCTGGAGCTGCGGCATGGTGGCCGGCCTGATCCACGACATCCCCAGTTGCCAGGACCTGCTGGCCCGCATCATGGACGAAGCCGAGACCCTGATTCGTCAGCGTCTGGCCGGGTGCCTGTAAGGAGCTAGGCTATGGCGACGCTGCAACCGTTTGTCGACGGCGGCACCTTTTTTGAAGGGCCGCGCTGGCACGACGGCGCCTGGTGGGTGTCCGACTTCTACGCGCACACCGTCAGCCGTATTGACGCCGGTGGCCGGCGCGAGACCGTGATGGAGGTGCCGGGCCAGCCGTCGGGGCTGGGCTGGTTGCCGGACGGCTCGATGCTGGTGGTGTCCATGCTGGATCAGCGCGTCCTGCGGCGTTGGCCGGATGGTCGGGTGACCACCCACGCCGACATTGGCCACCTCGCGACCGGCCACGCCAACGACCTGGTCGTTGCGCCCGACGGCGGCGCCTGGGTGGGCAACTTCGGCTTCGACCTGATGGCAGGGGAAGCCATGCAGCCCGCCTGTCTGGCCCGGATTGCACCGGATGGCGCAGTCAGCACGGCCGCGACGGACCTCTATTTCCCCAACGGCGCGGTGATCACGCCGGAGGGCCGGACGCTGATCGTCGGTGAGACCTTCGGCAACGCCATGACGGCGTTCAGCATCGGCGCGGACGGCACGCTGTCCGACCGCCGCGACTGGGCCCGCTTCGGCCCGCGCCCGGAGCCGGGCGCCGAGCGCACGGAACTGCTACGGCAACTGGCGGTGGGGCCGGACGGCTGCTGTCTCGATGCGGATAACCACCTGTGGGTCGCCGATGCCTTCAACCAGCGCTGCATCCGGGTCGCGCCGGGCGGTGCCATCGTCGATGAACTGAAGCCCGCCAATGGCCAGGGCGTGTTTGCCTGCATGCTGGGCGGCGACGACGGTCGCACCCTGCTGGTCTGCGTAGCGCCGGATTCCAGCGCGCGGCGCCGCAAGCTCGCGCCGGAGGCGAGCCTGTGGACGGCGCGGGTCGACGTGCCGCATGCCGGCCAGCCCTGATCCGGCCGCGCTCAGCCGGTTTCGGTCACCAACTGGAGGTCGGGGCCGGCGGCGCCCCGGTCGACAAAGATGCGCTTGGCCAGTCCCGCCCCTTTGACACCCCGGATCGCCAGGGTGGTGACCAGTCCACCGATCATGGCCCCGACCACGCCGCAGGTCAGGATATCCTGACCGGTCAGGTAGAGCCCGGGAATCTCTGTTTTCGGCCGCAGCCAGTCCTGGTCGAAGCGCTCCGGGGTGTGCTCCAGCCCATAGATCTCGCCCTGGTCGTAGCGGCAGAACCACGCGGTCGACAGGGGCGTGGAGGTCTCCACGTAATCGATCCGCCCGCGCAGCTGCGGCAGCTTGTCGTACACCGTTTCCAGCACTCTTTCCGTTAACCGCTGCTTCAGGGCGTCGTAGGCGTCACCCCGCTTGCCCCAGGTGGCGTGCTTCCAGGGTTCGAACTGGCTCCAGGTGGTGGGGGCCACTACTTCGATGGTGGCGGTGCCGGGGCAGCGGTTGAGGTAGTCCGGATCCTTGGCCGACGGGAAGGAGATATAGACCACCGGCAGCGGCGCGTTGTCCGGATCCGCCAGGAAGTGCGCCACGTTGGCGTCGTGGTGTTCGTCGGGGTAGATCCAGAAGTTGGTTTTCGGCAGTTCCAGCTCCGCGGCCGTGGCGTTCAGCCCGATGTAGAGGCCGAGGTGCGACATGGACGGTTCAATGTGCCGGCGCTGGCGGGCGTATCCGGTGCGGCGCACCACCTCGGCCGGTAACAGTGTCTCGAACGTGTTGATCACACCCGCGTTGCTGATGATGCGCCCGGCGTGGATCGTGTGGCCGTCCGCCAGGCGCACGCCGCAGGCCCTTCCCTTTTCCACCAGAATCTCGGTGACATCGGCGTAGGTCATCACGTCGCCGCCGCCGGACTGGATGACGGGGATGATCGTGCGGGCCATCTCGGCCGCGCCGCCCACCGGGTAATAGCCGCCGTGGATGTAGTGCTTGGCGATCAGCGCATGGATCAGGAAGCTGGAGTGCTTCGGTGTGACGCCACAGTCGCCCCACTGGCCGGTGAGGGCACCGATCAGCGCGGTATTGTCGGTGAGTTCGGACAGCACCTCGTGCGTGGTCTGGTTGAAGCACTTGGGCAGCATGAGGCGCAGGGCCCGGCGGGTCAGCGGCGACGCCAGCTTTGGCGAGAGTTTGGACAGGGTGTACCACTGCACGCCCGAGGCGACCTTGTCGAGCAGCCGGATGTAGCGGTCGATGGCCTGGGCGTCGTCCGGAAAGGCGTCCACCAGCGATTGCCGGAAGCCGTCCTTGCCCGCCCGCAGGTTGACCACCCGATCCCCCAGGTAGAAACGGTCGTAGTTGTCGTCCATTGGCGCCCACTTGAGCTGGCCGTCGGTGATGGTGTCGAACAGCTTGCGGCCTAGGGTGTGCGGGCTGCCCATATCGCCGATGTAGTGCACGCCCACGTCCCACTCGTAGCCGTTGCGGCCGTAACTGTGGGTAAAGCCGCCGGCGGTGTAGTGCTGCTCCAGCACCAGCACTTTCTGGCCTTCCCGGGCCAGCAGGGCGGCGCTGGTCAGGCCGCCGATGCCGGAACCGATGACGATGGTGTCGTAGTCCGCGTCGACGCGGCTGGCGCGGTAGCGTTTACCGATGCGGATGGTGCTGGGTTTCAGTGAGGTGGCGGCGGTGACGGTCATGGGCATCCTCTTGTTGTGTTGTTTTCGGCTTGTCGTGTCGTTTCTGGCTTGTTGTGTTGTTCTGGGGTCTGGCGTTTCTCCAATGTACGACGAAAGTCGAGAACTGCCCAGTTCACGGTTGCACACCGTTACAGGCGATGCCGCCTTTTCTTGATGGGTGTCAATGAAATGGCGGATTTCGAGGGCGGATACTGACGTAAGCCTGTGGCGGCCTGCGGCGCTCTGCTAAGCTCCCGGCGCCCGCTCGCAGGGCCAACGGCTGAATTAGGGAGGATCACTGACCATGGCTGTGGTTGGTTCGAAAGACAGCGACATTGTTTTCCAGAGCTATGGACGTTGCTGCAACGACGACAATTTTTTCAAGCATTTCTACGACCGCTTTATGGCCAGCTCGGACGCGATCCGGGAGCGCTTCGTGGACACCGATATGCCGGCCCAGCGCCACCTGTTGCGCAACGGCATCATGCAGCTGGTGCTGTATTCGCGGGGGATGTCCGACGCCAAACTCCGGGCCCTGGGAGAGAGTCACTGCCGACACGCCTTCAACATCCGCCCAGAGTGGTACGACCTGTGGATCGAAGCCCTGATGGCCACCTTGCGTGAATACGATCCCCAGTTCACCCTGGACGTGGAGGCCGCCTGGCGCCGTGCGATTGCACCGGGGGTGGAGTTGATCAAGAGTGCCTACTGAGCCTTATCCGACATAAAAAAAATCCCCCTGACGGACGGAGTCAGGGGGAAAAGCTCGATCTGCTTTTTATCGACCGGTTTTCAGTCTGGCTGGTGTCGGACGTGCCCGTCTCTTGCTCCCCGTGTCTCCCTCGGAGCCCTCATTGACGAGGGTCTTTGTGCTTCACCTTCCGGTGGGAATCCTTGTAAATGAACCAGCCCACGCCGCCGAAGAACGCGCAGGCCAGAATGGCCGTGGCAATGCCCGCAATAACGACTGCATCTGTGTACATGACAGCTCCCCCTGTCCCCGTAGTCGATGGTCATACTCTATGACGCGCTCGCCCGAGCCGATTTGATTTGCATCAATTGATCGGACCGTGACCTTTGATCTCAATCAAGGTTTGGGGGGCCGCTGCTAGTGTCTCGTCTGGTTAATTCAATGATCTGCCAAGCCCCGGAAAGCCATGAGAGCAAGGCGGGCGACGCCGGTGTGGTGGTTCCCAATCAAGGGATGGACACTGGCTGCAACGGGTGCACGTGATTAGACTGTAAGCCGTTCCCGTCACGGATGCCGAGGGATATGGCCTTTACCACCGAGTTCCTGCTGTTGTTCTTCCACCATCTGCTGCTGGCGGCCCCCATCCTTGGGTTCCTGGTTCTGCTGATCCTCGGGCTGGGGCTCTGGGCCGGCCGGTTGGAGCGCTGGCCCTGGCGCGATGCGCTGTACTGGGCCTGTATCACCGGCACCACCGTGGGTTACGGCGACCGGGTGCCCGTCCGCGGTTGGGCACGGTTCCTGGCGATCGTCATTGCCCTGGCGGGGCTGGTGCTCAGTGGGCTGATCGTGGCCATGGCGGTCAGCGCCGGCAGCGAGGTCTTCGCTCAGTTGCAGGCAGCCCGTTCAGGTTGAATCCCGCGCGTTGCCGGATTCGTCCGGCGGCCTGGCCGGGGCCGCGTACCACCGTTCCTGTGGCACCAGCTTGGGTTCGTCCGGGTCGCTGATGTAGGCCGGCGTCATGATCGCCACGCCGTATTCGTTGAACACATCCAGGACGTGGCGATGCAGTTCCGCCGCTCTATAGAAGCGATGCGCCGGCGAATCGATGCTGACGTTGAGTTCGTAGGTGACCGCGAAATCCCCCAGGGCCTTTTCCAGCACGAACGGTGCCGGTTTCTCCAGCAGGCCCCGGGTGCGCGCCGCCGCTTCCTTGAGCATGGCTTCCACCTGACGCCAGGGCGTCTCGTAGCCAATCCCGACTGTGGCGCTGAGCATCAGGCCGTTCTCCGCCGCCGACCGGGTCAGGTTGGTGACCGGGCTGTTGAGGATCAGCGAGTTGGGCAGCACGATTTCCTCGTTGCGGAAGGTGCGCAGGTGCGTAACCAGCAGTCGCGTTTCCCGCACGGTGCCGGTGTATTCGCCTACCGTGATGACGTCGCCGATGCTGAAGGCGCGGCGGTAGGTCATGGCGTAGCCAGCCACCACGCTGGACACCGCCGACGAGGCGCCCAGCGATACCATGATGCCCAGCAGGATCGACAGGCCCTGGAAGGCGGCGCTGCCGGAGCCGGGAATATAGGGATAGGCCAGCACCACGGTGAGCAGGACCACGAAGAAACGCAGCAGCTTGTAGGTGGGTTGCGCCCATTCCGCCTCGAAGCCGCCGATGTGGATCCGGCCCCGCTCGATGCCACGGAAGAACAGCTGCATGAGTTTGAGCAGGTAGCGTGAGACCGCCACCAGCACGACCAGGAAAACCAGCTCCGGCAGGTAGTCGAGGAAGGCGCTGACGATGCTGACCACCGGCTCGGTGAACAGCGTCAGCAGGGTGCGGGCGGTGCCGTGGGTCCAGGGGAACTGGTAGAGGACGAACTCCAGGCCCAGGTAGGCCACGACCAGCACGGTGGCGATGCGCAGGAAGCGGATGAACCCGGTCAGGGCCGCCCAGATGTTGTCGGCCCGTACCAGCTCGAAGGATTCGATCTTCAGATCCTGAACCCGTCGCCGGTAATGCTGGTCAAGAAACGCCAGCAGGCGCCGGTAGAGGAACAGGGCCAGCCACAGCAGCGCCAGGGTCAGCACCAGTGCGGCGCCGGCCTTCATGCTGGCCGTGGCCAGATAGTCCGAGCTGCGCTGGTTGCGATAGCGGGTGATGGCGTCCGCCGTCCGGCGCTGGAACGCCTCGGCGACTTCCTCCAGGGGCGCACCCTCCGCCATGGCATCGACGGGGAATACGGTCAGCAGCGGTGTCTGCGCGGCGGCGATCTCGACCCGGCCGTCCCGACCTATGCTGCGAATACTGTCCACCGCCACTGTATGATCGGATGCCACCTCCAGGATGTTGCGGCGGATGTTGGCTGCGCGCTCCGCCGCCGGAAACGACGCCGTGCCGGCGATTCGGAACAGCGGGCGGCCATCGACGTTGACGCTGGCGGTGTCGATCTGGCTGGGGTCGGGCGCCGTCTCCTGGGCCAGTGCCGGGCACGCCAGGAACCACAGCGTGGCCGCTGCAATGAGGGTGGCCAGGCTGTGCCTGATGGAACGTCCGGTCCCGTTGTGCATCGCTGTCATCCTAACGTGACGGGGCCGGTGGCGGCGGTGACGGCCGCGGTCCCTGGCCCGGTATCGTCCTTCGGCCGATGCCCGTGGAGCACGGCATCGGTTCCCGCCATCAGTATAAGAAATTCCCGGCCATCTCACCGAAAGCCTGGAAAAGCGATGGTTATCCGACGTGGCTGGCCTGGTTGCGCTATCGTGGTGCAATAGAGCGTGAGGAGCTGGGGCTTCGATGTGGCGTCGAACAGTGATCCGGCGCGGAATACCGGGTGTCGCGATATTTCCTGAACAATTGGCCAGCTTTTTGCTCAACAAATCCGCAGTGCTGATTCATGCCCGGAATCTGCATCGTGATTCGATAACAGGTTAAACTCACGGGCCACGACTGAGTCGCTCTAAAAAGAAAGTGATATCGAGAAAACGATACCAACAGGAGAGTGTGCGAATGCGCTTTTTCAAGAAACTGGCTGTGCTGGCTGCCCTGGTGATCCCCATGCATGCCCTGGCGGAAGATCCGTTGAAAGTGGGTTTTGTCTACGTCGGCCCGATTGGTGACCACGGCTGGAGTTACCAGCACGATCAGGGACGTAAGGCCCTGGAAGAACACTTTGGCGACAAGGTGCAGACCACTTACGTGGAGAACGTCAGCGAGGGCGCGGA includes the following:
- a CDS encoding hotdog fold thioesterase codes for the protein MSSIWTRTPTIEAMTEGSLGTAVESLGIEYLEVGDDFVRARMPVDERTRQPFGILHGGASVVLAETLGSMAANYCLRKPDQVAVGLEVNANHVRSVSSGWVIGTARPLHIGGSTQVWEIRIENEDGKLTCTSRLTMAVIKRPQ
- a CDS encoding QsdR family transcriptional regulator, whose protein sequence is MATNANSHKTTSAERTQRPTPDDAFRRARELWLQGERLHLASLAEELGIGRATLFRWVGNKDLLLGEILWSLYAPLRDKARMDVPGSGIDYVVGVYHQINKALLHDKALRRFIAQDPEYALRILTSASSTVHNRVVQANTRMLWEQIDAGHLARPPMKTESLSYFMVRLAESCLYSDVICGREPREAELDDACQAVRILLGGKRR
- a CDS encoding NAD(P)H-dependent flavin oxidoreductase, encoding MKTRITELFQIEHPIIQGGMHYVGYAELAAAVSNAGGLGIITALTQSTPEDLAREIARCKQMTDKPFGVNLTFLPSFKEPPYPEYIQAIVEGGVRVVETAGRSPEAYMPTLKAAGIKVIHKCTSVRHALKAEQIGCDAVSVDGFECGGHPGEDDIPNFILLPRAAEELSIPFVASGGMADGRSLVAAMALGAEGMNMGTRFIATTDAPVHGHVKQALVEADERQTRLIMRNLRNTERVMKNAAVDEILRIEAEKGAATQIDDIRHLVTGVKGRQVLQEGKMDEAAWSCGMVAGLIHDIPSCQDLLARIMDEAETLIRQRLAGCL
- a CDS encoding SMP-30/gluconolactonase/LRE family protein gives rise to the protein MATLQPFVDGGTFFEGPRWHDGAWWVSDFYAHTVSRIDAGGRRETVMEVPGQPSGLGWLPDGSMLVVSMLDQRVLRRWPDGRVTTHADIGHLATGHANDLVVAPDGGAWVGNFGFDLMAGEAMQPACLARIAPDGAVSTAATDLYFPNGAVITPEGRTLIVGETFGNAMTAFSIGADGTLSDRRDWARFGPRPEPGAERTELLRQLAVGPDGCCLDADNHLWVADAFNQRCIRVAPGGAIVDELKPANGQGVFACMLGGDDGRTLLVCVAPDSSARRRKLAPEASLWTARVDVPHAGQP
- a CDS encoding phytoene desaturase family protein, with translation MTVTAATSLKPSTIRIGKRYRASRVDADYDTIVIGSGIGGLTSAALLAREGQKVLVLEQHYTAGGFTHSYGRNGYEWDVGVHYIGDMGSPHTLGRKLFDTITDGQLKWAPMDDNYDRFYLGDRVVNLRAGKDGFRQSLVDAFPDDAQAIDRYIRLLDKVASGVQWYTLSKLSPKLASPLTRRALRLMLPKCFNQTTHEVLSELTDNTALIGALTGQWGDCGVTPKHSSFLIHALIAKHYIHGGYYPVGGAAEMARTIIPVIQSGGGDVMTYADVTEILVEKGRACGVRLADGHTIHAGRIISNAGVINTFETLLPAEVVRRTGYARQRRHIEPSMSHLGLYIGLNATAAELELPKTNFWIYPDEHHDANVAHFLADPDNAPLPVVYISFPSAKDPDYLNRCPGTATIEVVAPTTWSQFEPWKHATWGKRGDAYDALKQRLTERVLETVYDKLPQLRGRIDYVETSTPLSTAWFCRYDQGEIYGLEHTPERFDQDWLRPKTEIPGLYLTGQDILTCGVVGAMIGGLVTTLAIRGVKGAGLAKRIFVDRGAAGPDLQLVTETG
- a CDS encoding globin; this translates as MAVVGSKDSDIVFQSYGRCCNDDNFFKHFYDRFMASSDAIRERFVDTDMPAQRHLLRNGIMQLVLYSRGMSDAKLRALGESHCRHAFNIRPEWYDLWIEALMATLREYDPQFTLDVEAAWRRAIAPGVELIKSAY
- the ccoM gene encoding cytochrome c oxidase subunit CcoM is translated as MYTDAVVIAGIATAILACAFFGGVGWFIYKDSHRKVKHKDPRQ
- a CDS encoding potassium channel family protein, with translation MAFTTEFLLLFFHHLLLAAPILGFLVLLILGLGLWAGRLERWPWRDALYWACITGTTVGYGDRVPVRGWARFLAIVIALAGLVLSGLIVAMAVSAGSEVFAQLQAARSG
- a CDS encoding mechanosensitive ion channel family protein, which translates into the protein MHNGTGRSIRHSLATLIAAATLWFLACPALAQETAPDPSQIDTASVNVDGRPLFRIAGTASFPAAERAANIRRNILEVASDHTVAVDSIRSIGRDGRVEIAAAQTPLLTVFPVDAMAEGAPLEEVAEAFQRRTADAITRYRNQRSSDYLATASMKAGAALVLTLALLWLALFLYRRLLAFLDQHYRRRVQDLKIESFELVRADNIWAALTGFIRFLRIATVLVVAYLGLEFVLYQFPWTHGTARTLLTLFTEPVVSIVSAFLDYLPELVFLVVLVAVSRYLLKLMQLFFRGIERGRIHIGGFEAEWAQPTYKLLRFFVVLLTVVLAYPYIPGSGSAAFQGLSILLGIMVSLGASSAVSSVVAGYAMTYRRAFSIGDVITVGEYTGTVRETRLLVTHLRTFRNEEIVLPNSLILNSPVTNLTRSAAENGLMLSATVGIGYETPWRQVEAMLKEAAARTRGLLEKPAPFVLEKALGDFAVTYELNVSIDSPAHRFYRAAELHRHVLDVFNEYGVAIMTPAYISDPDEPKLVPQERWYAAPARPPDESGNARDST